The nucleotide sequence GCCCTGACTTCTTCAATCCACTCCGCTGTCAGCTCGATCTGGGGGAGCTCCGGATCGATGAAGCATCTGTAATCCGGGTTCTCCTTATTGCGCATGGATAAGGTGATGCCCTTGTTCTCATCCCAGCCCCGTGTTTCCTGAATAACGGCCTCCCCGTCCTCCAGAACAGCAATCTGCCTTGCCACTTCATACTCAATAGCCCGCTGTACAGCCCGGAAGGAATTCATATTTTTAACCTCTGTCTTGGTGCCCAGAGCGGTGGTCCCTGCCGGACGCACCGAAACATTGGCATCACAGCGCAGGGAACCCTGCTCCATCTTCACATCGGAAACACCGGTGTATTCCAGGATGGCCTTCAGCTTCTCAAGATAGGCTTTAGCCTCCGTCCCGGAACGGATTTCCGGTTCCGATACGATCTCAATCAGGGGGATGCCGGAGCGGTTATAGTCCACACACGACGAATGGGAGGTGGTTATGGAGCCCCCTGAGTGCACCAGCTTGCCCGGATCTTCTTCGATATGAGCTCTGGTGATGTGAATTCGTTTCTGCTCTCCATCCACCTCAATATCCAGATACCCCTTAGCGGCGATCGGCCGGAATACCTGGGAAATCTGATAGCCTTTGGGCAGGTCGGGATAATAGTAGTTTTTTCTGTCAAACCAGGTGGTGAGGCCGATTTGGCAATTTAAAGCGAGTCCGGCCTTCGTGGCCAGCTCCACAACGGTCTTATTTAAAACCCCCGCGCTGCCGGGCAGTCCCAGGCAAACGGGGCATACTTGAGTATTGGGCTCTTTCCCGAATTCAGTAGAACAGCCACAGAACAATTTAGACTGGGTTTTTAACTCGACATGAACCTCTAAACCAATGACTGCTTCATATGTACTCATTTTGACCCCCTATTAATCATTTTTGATCGGCTGGATTAGGTTGCGGTCGGGTTTGATCCGTATTCTGCTCCAAGGTATACGCAACCCTCAGCAATGTTTGCTCATCAAAATGGCGGGCTATCAGCTGCAGGCCTACGGGCATCCCCTCGCTTAGGCCATAGGGCAGGGACATGGCCGGCAGACCGGCCAGACTCACCGGCCGGGTGCAACGATGGGAATGGACGAGGGCCAAAGAATCCCCTGCCAGGTCGCTCTTTTGTGGGGCCGTGGTCAGGGCGGCCGGAGTCAAGAGGCAATCCACTTGCTCAAAAGCCTGAGCAAAGTCCTGGTTGTTCAGGGTCCGGACCTTAAGGGCCTGGGTATAATAGTCATCATAATGAGCCGAACTGAGCACATGGGTGCCCAGCATGATGCCTCGTTTCACTGCGGAGCCAAACCCCTGGCCGCGGGTCTTCATAAACATGTTCAGCACATCTTCCCCTTCCACCCGCAAACCATAGCGCACCCCATCATAACGGGCTAAGTTGGAGCTGGCTTCAGCACAGGAAAGGGCATAATGGGCTGCGGCGGCGACTTCCGTATGGGGTAGCGTTACCTCAACACAGCGGGCACCCAATTCCTCCAGTTTATTGATCGCTTCCTGGAGCCTGGCGGCCACTCCGGGGGATACTCCTGCTGCAAAATATTCTTTCGGCAACCCTATGTTCAGGCCTTTAATATCGTTGCTGAGGCTCTTCCTGAAATCGGGCACCTCCAGCAAAGCCGATGTTGAATCCCAGGCATCATGACCGCAAATCGTCTTTAAGATCAGGGCCAAATCCTTAAGATCCCGGGCAAAGGGTCCGATCTGATCTAAAGAAGAGGCGTAGGAGATCAGACCGGTTCTCGGAACATAGCCGTAAGTAGGCTTAAATCCTATGACTCCGCAAAATGCCGCCGGCTGACGGATATCCCCTCCGGTGTCCGAACCCAGGGCAAAGGCGGCTTCCCCCGCAGCTACTGCGGCAGCTGCTCCCCCGCCAGAACCTCCGGGTACTGCCGTGAGATCAAAGGGATTCCTGGTGTCATGGCATGCAGAATGCACGGTGGAAGAACCCATGCCAAACTCATCCAGATTGGTTTTTCCGATCAATACTGAGCCTGCTTTTTTTAATCTGCCCAGGACTGAGGCATCGGCGGGAGGGATATAATGACTAAGCATCCGGGATGCGCAGGTTGTCTTCACTCCCGCCGTACAAATATTGTCTTGAACGGCCATGGGGATACCGGCCAGAGCAGAGAGCTCTTCTCCCCGCAGCCGCCGCTCATCAACAAGCCTGGCCTGGGCTAAAGCTTCCTCCCCGGTAACCGTCACAAAGGCTTGAAGCTCATGGTCTTTTTGCCGGATCCGTTCTAAATAAGCCTGAGTCAATTCAAGGCTGCTGAGCTCCTTGTCCGCCAGGAGTTGGTTGAGCTGATGAACGGTTAATGTATGAAGTTGCATGAAAAACCTCCTGTCTATAGTATACGGGGTACTTTAAAAGCCCCATCCTCTTCCTCAGGTGCATTGGCGAAAACAAGTTCCCTAGCCAAACCGGGCTGGGCTTTGTCTTCCCGAAACAGGTTGATCATCGGCAGCACCCGCTCCGCCGCTTCTACGGCAGTTGTGTCAGCTTGTTTTAACAGGTCCAGATAGCTTAAGCTTTCCTGAAGGGACCTGGTATAGGCGGCCCTTTCCTCGTCGGTCAATTCCAGGCGGCTCACGAAAGCCAACCTTTCAACATCTTTTGCGGTTATTTCCATCGGTTCACATCCTTTTCCATCGGGTTCATGCCTGAATCAGCATTTTATAGGCCGATTTATAGCGCAATTCACCTTCATCTTACCTTTTTCGCTATAATTTACCTTTCAACTCAACAATTCAACAAATGACTTATAACTCCTTCTCTTGTGCAAAATTCGTTGCAGAGCCCAGAAAAAGCCGGCTGAGTTCCTGCCGCTTCACCTTGCTTAGATAGGAAAATAAGAGTATAGTATAGTCAATTTAAGGTGGTGAATTTATGAAAAGCAGCCTTTTTAAGCCATCTCCGATTGCCCCAACTACTTATTTATCCTGGACGGATACGTTTAAAACCATAGGCTTACTCACCGCGGCAACCTTGTTTTCCATGGGGCTGCGCGCTTTGGCGATCGGTGAGCAGAATGTCATTATGGTCTATATCTTGTCTGTCTTCATTATTTCAAGAACAACCAATGGCTATGTTTACGGCAGTGTGGGGTCTGCTTTAAGCGTTCTTTTATTCAATTTCTTTTTCACCACTCCTTACTATACTTTTCATGTTATACAAGCCGATTATCCGGTTACGCTGCTGATTATGCTGATCGTGGCATCCCTCACCAGCGCTTTGACCATCCGCGCCGGGTCTCAGACCCAGCTTGCTCTGGAAAGAGAGCACCGCACAGAGCTTTTATATGAAATAAGCAAGCAGCTTCTTGTCACCAGGGGACTGGATAAGATCATCCATTTAATCAATCACTATATGATCAAGCTTTTTGAGCGATCGGCAATTTTTTACGCCCAGGATCCGGGAGCTTCCCAAGGTGTTCTGAGGCAATCCCCGGCTGAAACCGATGCTTCCTTTATGTTAGTCGAAGGGGAACGGGCAGCGGCTCAATGGGCCTTCTTACATAAGGCCCAGGCAGGATTAGGTTCAGATACCCCCATGGGTTCCCAGGGGTTTTATGTACCGGTTATTGCCCAGGGTAAGGTGCTTGGGGTAATCGGCTTATCCTGCGCTCAAGGGGAGCTTAATACAGCCGGCCGTTCCCTGCTCCAGGTGATCACCTCCCAGGTAGCGCTGGCTCTGGAAAGGCAGCATTTATCGGATGAACAAAGAAGGCTGTTTGTGGAATCGGAAAAAGAAAAAATGAGAAGCAACCTGCTGCGGGCTATTTCTCACGACCTCCGCACCCCTCTGACAGCTATTCTAGGAGCAAGCTCCACCCTTCTTGAAAATCGTCAAACCCTGGATGAACCTACTCAACAGCAATTGCTGGCCAATATTAAAGAGGATTCACAGTGGCTGATCAGAATGGTGGAGAACCTGCTGTCCGTGACGCGCATCAGAGAGGGAACGATGAATGTCGCCAAGACGGCCGAGGCTGCTGAGGAGATTGTCGCGGCAGCTGTCAGCCGCATCAGAAAGCGGTTTCCTCAGCAAAGGATCAAGGTTGATGTACCGGCGGAGCTGCTGCTGGTACCCATGGATGGCACCTTGATTGAGCAGGTTCTGATTAATCTGATCGAAAACGCCATTAAGCATTCCCCGGAAAACGCCGCCATTGAGGTCAATGTGAAAAAGCTCGGGGAAGAGGCCCTGTTTGAAGTTATCGACTATGGAACCGGCATCCCGGAGCAGAGTTTCCCTTACCTTTTTGAGAGCTATGTTCCCAACGGTAAGCGCAGCGCCGACTCAGCAAGGGGAATGGGCATCGGCTTATCCATCTGCATGTCCATAGTCAAAGCCCATCATGGTAAAATGGAAGCTGCCAATAAAAAAGCGGGCGGTGCCATGTTTCGGTTTACACTGCCTTTGGAGGGGACTGACCTTGAACAATAAACCTTTACTATTAATTGTTGAGGATGATGAGAAAATCAGCAACTTTATTGCGGCTACCTTAACAGCCAATGATTATAAGGTCATCAGGGCAGCGAAAGGCAAGGATGCCATTTCCCTGACTTCCTCCTATGGTCCGGATTTGATTTTGCTCGATCTGGGCTTGCCGGATCTGGATGGCACCGAGGTTTTGAAATCACTGCGGCAATGGACGGGGATACCCATTGTGGTAGTCTCAGCACGTGGCAATGAACAGGAAAAGGTGGAAGCTCTTGATCTGGGCGCAGACGACTATATCACAAAACCTTTTGGAACTTTGGAGCTGCTGGCCAGAATCAGAACTGCAATCCGGCATAGTCAGAAGAACTTAATGATGAGCCCCGGAGAGCAGGAAAAAATAGCTGTGGGACATCTTGAGATCGATTATCAGAAAAGACGTATTCTACTTGATGGCCAGGAGGTCCATTTTACCCCCATTGAATATAAGATCATGGTTCTGCTGGCCAGAAATATGGGCAAGGTCCTCACCCATGATTTTATCATGAAAGAAGTATGGGGGCCTTATACCAATGAAATCCAGGCACTGCGGGTCAACATGGCCAATATCCGCAGAAAGATCGAACAAAACCCGGGAGAACCCCGCTATATTGTTACGGAAGTCGGCGTCGGCTATCGCATGATGGAAGACTAGTACTCTGCAACACTTAAAACCCGCCTTGAACGGCTGAAATCTATAATTATTCTTTGGTTAAAGGAATAATTGGGATTTCAGCCGTTTTTTTATGAGATTTTCAGCAAAATCTTTATGGAATCTTTATGGTCCGGCTAAAAACCTTAATCCTCTCTTTATATGATCGGTGTTATAAATAGAGGCGGAAGTAAACCTAAGGGTTGCTTGCTTTAGTTGTTGCTTTAAATATAAAAGGAGCTGGCATGAACAATGATCTCTTCCCTCAAGCGTTTCTTAATCGGACGTCCCTTGAAATCAACAGAGCTGGGAGAGCAAAAACTTAACAAAAAGAAAGCTTTGGCCATTCTGTCCTCAGATGCTTTGTCCTCAGTGGCTTATGGCCCGGAGCAAATCCTGATTGTTCTGGCTACAGCGGGAGCAGCCGC is from Desulfitobacterium chlororespirans DSM 11544 and encodes:
- the gatB gene encoding Asp-tRNA(Asn)/Glu-tRNA(Gln) amidotransferase subunit GatB gives rise to the protein MSTYEAVIGLEVHVELKTQSKLFCGCSTEFGKEPNTQVCPVCLGLPGSAGVLNKTVVELATKAGLALNCQIGLTTWFDRKNYYYPDLPKGYQISQVFRPIAAKGYLDIEVDGEQKRIHITRAHIEEDPGKLVHSGGSITTSHSSCVDYNRSGIPLIEIVSEPEIRSGTEAKAYLEKLKAILEYTGVSDVKMEQGSLRCDANVSVRPAGTTALGTKTEVKNMNSFRAVQRAIEYEVARQIAVLEDGEAVIQETRGWDENKGITLSMRNKENPDYRCFIDPELPQIELTAEWIEEVRAALPELPDARRKRLVEEHGLPAYDAGIITSSLALAEFFDAALKKFPDAKLISNWIMGELLRLLNAQAMELSEARVTPDGLAKLLELIKKGTISNKVGKEVFELMFKEGKEPEDIVKEKGLVQISDAGQLTRILTDIIAKNPKSVEDFQAGKEQAIGFLVGQVMKATKGQANPGVVNTMLREILTK
- the gatA gene encoding Asp-tRNA(Asn)/Glu-tRNA(Gln) amidotransferase subunit GatA; this encodes MQLHTLTVHQLNQLLADKELSSLELTQAYLERIRQKDHELQAFVTVTGEEALAQARLVDERRLRGEELSALAGIPMAVQDNICTAGVKTTCASRMLSHYIPPADASVLGRLKKAGSVLIGKTNLDEFGMGSSTVHSACHDTRNPFDLTAVPGGSGGGAAAAVAAGEAAFALGSDTGGDIRQPAAFCGVIGFKPTYGYVPRTGLISYASSLDQIGPFARDLKDLALILKTICGHDAWDSTSALLEVPDFRKSLSNDIKGLNIGLPKEYFAAGVSPGVAARLQEAINKLEELGARCVEVTLPHTEVAAAAHYALSCAEASSNLARYDGVRYGLRVEGEDVLNMFMKTRGQGFGSAVKRGIMLGTHVLSSAHYDDYYTQALKVRTLNNQDFAQAFEQVDCLLTPAALTTAPQKSDLAGDSLALVHSHRCTRPVSLAGLPAMSLPYGLSEGMPVGLQLIARHFDEQTLLRVAYTLEQNTDQTRPQPNPADQK
- the gatC gene encoding Asp-tRNA(Asn)/Glu-tRNA(Gln) amidotransferase subunit GatC, which codes for MEITAKDVERLAFVSRLELTDEERAAYTRSLQESLSYLDLLKQADTTAVEAAERVLPMINLFREDKAQPGLARELVFANAPEEEDGAFKVPRIL
- a CDS encoding DUF4118 domain-containing protein is translated as MKSSLFKPSPIAPTTYLSWTDTFKTIGLLTAATLFSMGLRALAIGEQNVIMVYILSVFIISRTTNGYVYGSVGSALSVLLFNFFFTTPYYTFHVIQADYPVTLLIMLIVASLTSALTIRAGSQTQLALEREHRTELLYEISKQLLVTRGLDKIIHLINHYMIKLFERSAIFYAQDPGASQGVLRQSPAETDASFMLVEGERAAAQWAFLHKAQAGLGSDTPMGSQGFYVPVIAQGKVLGVIGLSCAQGELNTAGRSLLQVITSQVALALERQHLSDEQRRLFVESEKEKMRSNLLRAISHDLRTPLTAILGASSTLLENRQTLDEPTQQQLLANIKEDSQWLIRMVENLLSVTRIREGTMNVAKTAEAAEEIVAAAVSRIRKRFPQQRIKVDVPAELLLVPMDGTLIEQVLINLIENAIKHSPENAAIEVNVKKLGEEALFEVIDYGTGIPEQSFPYLFESYVPNGKRSADSARGMGIGLSICMSIVKAHHGKMEAANKKAGGAMFRFTLPLEGTDLEQ
- a CDS encoding response regulator; the protein is MNNKPLLLIVEDDEKISNFIAATLTANDYKVIRAAKGKDAISLTSSYGPDLILLDLGLPDLDGTEVLKSLRQWTGIPIVVVSARGNEQEKVEALDLGADDYITKPFGTLELLARIRTAIRHSQKNLMMSPGEQEKIAVGHLEIDYQKRRILLDGQEVHFTPIEYKIMVLLARNMGKVLTHDFIMKEVWGPYTNEIQALRVNMANIRRKIEQNPGEPRYIVTEVGVGYRMMED